Sequence from the Petrotoga mexicana DSM 14811 genome:
TATCTTTACACTTTTCCATAACAAACGGGCATCTACCTGCAAACTTACATCCTTTTCTCATGTACTCTTCTGTTTCCAACTCTTTTATACTTATCCGTTCTGTCCATTTCTTTTTCGGATCTGGTTCAGGTATCGATTCTTTCAGCATTTGTGTGTATGGGTGTTTCGGG
This genomic interval carries:
- a CDS encoding oligopeptide/dipeptide ABC transporter ATP-binding protein yields the protein PKHPYTQMLKESIPEPDPKKKWTERISIKELETEEYMRKGCKFAGRCPFVMEKCKDNMPPEIQTENRMVRCWLYENKEDK